The proteins below come from a single Gammaproteobacteria bacterium genomic window:
- the hflK gene encoding FtsH protease activity modulator HflK → MVWKEPGNDKDPWNTQQRPPDLERTLKNLQQRLGRLFGGKRGGRPRQFHVAVLWWLVPAIIIAWLLSGFYRVAPGDRGVNFIFGRFENSVEPGLHWQISWPVGRVLLVHGAEGSNYTHTYTRLLTSDGNVVVVDALVRYHVVNLSDFLFGSASLATTPQEPGAGAKALLGDLTDAAVRTAVARTTLAGLLGDQRDAAESDARTHLNQALQAYTPGIAVTQLDFQRVSLPEAAGSADADVQTARQDASQAQTAARTYADNLLPQAQAAADARIKEAEAYRTTLVGEAQAITAGFDAVLAAYRKAPALTREELYMNTMEDILANANKVIVDTRNGNVTVQLGQPFRPAPAAGTASGAAARSPAASATTLTSPPAASTGKGGA, encoded by the coding sequence ATGGTCTGGAAAGAACCGGGGAACGACAAGGATCCCTGGAACACGCAGCAGCGTCCGCCGGATCTGGAGCGCACGCTGAAGAACCTGCAACAGCGGCTGGGTCGTCTGTTCGGAGGCAAACGCGGCGGGCGCCCGCGTCAATTCCACGTGGCCGTTCTGTGGTGGCTGGTGCCCGCGATCATCATCGCCTGGCTGCTGTCCGGATTTTATCGCGTGGCGCCCGGTGACCGCGGCGTGAATTTCATCTTTGGACGTTTCGAGAACAGCGTCGAACCCGGCTTGCACTGGCAGATCTCCTGGCCGGTGGGCCGCGTGCTGCTGGTGCACGGCGCGGAAGGCAGCAATTACACCCACACCTATACACGCCTGCTCACGTCCGACGGCAACGTGGTGGTGGTGGACGCGCTGGTGCGCTACCACGTGGTCAATCTGTCCGATTTTCTCTTCGGCAGCGCTTCGCTGGCGACCACGCCGCAGGAACCGGGCGCCGGCGCCAAGGCGCTGCTGGGTGATCTGACCGACGCCGCGGTGCGCACCGCCGTGGCGCGCACCACGCTCGCCGGCCTGCTCGGTGACCAGCGCGACGCGGCGGAGTCGGATGCGCGTACGCACCTGAACCAGGCGTTGCAGGCCTATACGCCCGGCATCGCCGTGACGCAGCTCGATTTCCAGCGTGTCAGTCTGCCCGAAGCCGCGGGCAGCGCGGATGCCGACGTGCAAACCGCGCGCCAGGACGCAAGCCAGGCGCAAACCGCCGCGCGCACCTATGCCGACAATCTCCTGCCGCAGGCACAGGCCGCGGCCGACGCCAGGATCAAGGAAGCCGAGGCTTATCGCACCACGCTGGTCGGTGAGGCGCAGGCGATTACCGCGGGCTTTGACGCGGTGCTCGCGGCCTATCGCAAAGCGCCGGCGCTGACGCGCGAAGAACTCTACATGAACACCATGGAAGACATTCTCGCGAATGCCAACAAGGTGATCGTGGACACGCGCAACGGCAACGTGACCGTACAGCTTGGCCAGCCGTTCCGGCCGGCGCCGGCCGCGGGCACCGCGTCCGGCGCAGCGGCCCGGAGTCCGGCCGCCAGTGCCACCACGCTGACCAGTCCGCCCGCTGCGAGCACCGGCAAGGGAGGTGCGTGA
- the hflX gene encoding ribosome rescue GTPase HflX: MFERPKGGERAVLVHLNLDSATGRELLQEFTELAKAAGAEVLAVVTGNRRVPEPHFFIGTGKAEEVRTRVQEKQADLVLVNHALSPSQERNLEKFLSCRVLDRVGLILDIFAQRARSFEGKLQVELAQHRHLATRLVRGWTHLERQRGGSIGLRGPGETQLETDRRLIDKRIQQLARRLQRTRAQHQQNRRTRQRRAVPTVSLVGYTNAGKSTLFNALTGADMWVADQLFATLDTTLRRLPLDSGREAVLADTVGFIRELPHDLVAAFRSTLQETADAALLLHVVDAGDPQRDIYIETVNQVLAEIGAQQVPQLEVFNKIDMTGQPPAVEYGPDGRPRRIWVSAARGTGLEALRTAIGVCLRSETVRGWLELAPTRARARAAFFRAGAVREERPGDGGGYLLQVELPRSEYQRLCQREGLEPSLLGG, encoded by the coding sequence TTGTTTGAGCGTCCCAAGGGCGGTGAACGCGCCGTTCTGGTTCACCTCAACCTCGATTCCGCCACCGGCAGGGAACTGCTCCAGGAATTCACCGAGCTTGCCAAAGCCGCGGGCGCGGAAGTGCTGGCCGTGGTCACCGGCAACCGGCGCGTGCCGGAACCGCATTTTTTCATCGGCACGGGTAAAGCCGAAGAAGTGCGCACCAGGGTGCAGGAGAAGCAAGCGGACCTCGTGCTGGTCAATCACGCGCTTTCGCCCAGCCAGGAGCGTAACCTTGAGAAATTCCTCAGTTGCCGCGTGCTCGACCGCGTGGGCCTGATCCTCGACATCTTTGCGCAGCGTGCGCGCAGCTTCGAAGGCAAACTCCAGGTTGAACTCGCTCAGCATCGCCACCTGGCCACGCGCCTGGTGCGCGGCTGGACGCACCTGGAGCGGCAGCGCGGCGGCAGCATCGGCCTGCGCGGTCCCGGTGAAACCCAACTGGAAACCGACCGCCGCCTCATCGACAAGCGCATCCAGCAGCTCGCGCGGCGCCTGCAACGCACGCGGGCGCAGCATCAGCAGAACCGCCGCACGCGCCAGCGGCGCGCGGTACCCACGGTATCGCTGGTGGGTTACACCAACGCCGGCAAATCCACGCTTTTCAACGCGCTCACCGGTGCGGACATGTGGGTGGCCGACCAGTTGTTCGCGACCCTGGATACCACCCTGCGGCGTCTGCCGCTCGACTCCGGGCGGGAAGCCGTGCTCGCGGACACCGTGGGATTCATTCGCGAGCTGCCGCACGATCTGGTGGCGGCGTTCCGCTCCACCCTGCAGGAAACCGCGGACGCGGCGCTGCTGCTGCACGTGGTGGACGCCGGCGACCCGCAGCGCGACATATATATAGAGACCGTAAATCAGGTGCTGGCGGAAATCGGCGCGCAGCAGGTGCCACAGCTCGAAGTATTCAATAAGATAGACATGACCGGCCAGCCGCCGGCGGTGGAATACGGCCCGGACGGCAGGCCGCGGCGCATCTGGGTATCGGCCGCGCGCGGCACCGGCCTGGAGGCGTTGCGCACGGCGATTGGCGTGTGCCTGCGCAGTGAAACCGTGCGCGGCTGGCTGGAGCTGGCGCCGACGCGCGCACGTGCGCGCGCCGCGTTTTTCCGCGCCGGAGCGGTGCGCGAAGAACGGCCGGGAGACGGCGGCGGCTACCTGCTGCAGGTGGAATTGCCGCGCAGTGAGTATCAGCGCCTGTGCCAGCGCGAAGGCCTGGAGCCTTCGCTGCTGGGTGGATGA
- a CDS encoding Fic family protein translates to MSGTASLNRAGRYLRQPSGYQAFIPAPLPPIPPVRLEGKLQDQLSQADRALGRLDGSIQTLPNPDLFVFMYVRKEAVLSSQIEGTQSSLQDVLAAEARILSSERPQDVDEVINYVSAMNHGLKRLAELPVSVRLFREIHAKLLHGVRGSRLAPGELRTTQNWIGPGGCTLKEAAFVPPPPADVPQALSDLEQFLHRNADLPLLIKIGLVHAQFETIHPFLDGNGRIGRLLITFLLCDRKVLGKPVLYLSHYFKRYRQQYYDLLQAIRDTGDWESWLAFFLRGITDVSHQATETARRILALREEHRARITHHLGRASGNGHKVLERLYQMPIMSVADVRKITGTTNPAANELVRKFVEQGILAEYTGQRRNRKFRYQTYIELFSGDADR, encoded by the coding sequence ATGTCCGGAACCGCCTCACTAAACCGTGCCGGTCGCTATTTGCGCCAACCTTCGGGTTATCAGGCGTTCATTCCGGCACCGTTACCGCCGATTCCACCGGTGCGACTCGAAGGCAAACTTCAAGACCAATTGTCGCAGGCCGACCGGGCGCTCGGTCGGCTGGACGGATCCATCCAGACGCTGCCCAACCCTGATCTTTTCGTGTTCATGTACGTGCGCAAGGAAGCGGTGCTATCCAGCCAGATCGAAGGCACCCAGAGTTCCTTGCAGGATGTGCTGGCCGCCGAGGCCCGCATCCTGTCGTCGGAGCGACCGCAGGACGTGGACGAAGTCATCAACTACGTAAGCGCAATGAACCATGGTTTGAAACGCCTCGCCGAGCTGCCGGTGTCCGTGCGCCTGTTCCGCGAGATTCACGCCAAACTCCTCCACGGCGTGCGCGGCTCGCGTCTTGCGCCCGGTGAGCTGCGCACCACCCAGAATTGGATCGGGCCGGGCGGTTGCACCCTTAAAGAGGCTGCCTTTGTGCCGCCACCACCAGCGGATGTGCCGCAGGCTTTGAGCGATCTGGAACAGTTCCTGCACCGGAACGCGGATTTGCCGTTGCTCATCAAGATCGGCCTGGTGCATGCCCAGTTCGAAACCATCCATCCGTTTCTGGACGGCAACGGCCGCATCGGGCGGCTGCTCATCACCTTCCTGCTTTGCGATCGTAAGGTACTGGGCAAGCCGGTGTTGTACCTGTCTCATTACTTCAAACGCTATCGTCAGCAATATTACGACCTGCTGCAAGCGATTCGCGACACCGGCGACTGGGAAAGTTGGCTCGCGTTTTTCCTGCGTGGCATCACCGACGTAAGCCACCAGGCCACCGAAACCGCGCGTCGCATCCTCGCCCTGCGTGAGGAACACCGCGCACGCATCACTCATCATTTGGGGCGTGCCTCCGGCAACGGCCACAAGGTGCTCGAGCGTTTGTACCAAATGCCTATCATGTCCGTGGCCGATGTGCGTAAAATCACCGGTACCACCAATCCCGCCGCCAATGAATTGGTGCGCAAGTTTGTCGAGCAAGGAATTCTTGCGGAATATACCGGCCAGAGACGTAATCGGAAATTCCGCTATCAGACCTACATCGAGCTATTCAGCGGGGACGCGGACCGGTGA
- a CDS encoding SPFH domain-containing protein, translated as MQLHRSLISLIIAVIVLILISQSVGVVIQGQSGVRMNTGQVAATGLAPGLHLRVPFLGRIVGLDSGAIILDSEQLNGGRVKLTTADGKILEAAYLAVWRINDAGAFCRATGCDESAGARRINDALTPLLQKTFGAHKSAELLAANDPALLADLPGKLDATLRSLGVTVQSVHLTQLALPSDQLDVVYARMRNAQSAQAAQVKAQGVASADQIRAQADQQKAAILAKAEVQAQTIRGQAQAEAAAIYARAYNQDPEFFRFYRSLQAYKRTIQNHNSVIVLGPDSGFLKYFDGLKAPAAKQP; from the coding sequence ATGCAACTGCACCGTTCCCTCATCAGCCTCATCATCGCGGTGATCGTGCTGATTCTCATCAGCCAGAGCGTGGGCGTGGTGATTCAGGGCCAGAGCGGCGTGCGCATGAACACGGGTCAGGTCGCGGCCACCGGATTGGCGCCGGGATTGCACCTGCGGGTGCCGTTTCTCGGCCGCATCGTCGGGCTCGACAGCGGCGCAATCATTCTCGACAGCGAGCAGTTGAACGGCGGCCGCGTGAAGCTCACCACTGCGGACGGCAAGATACTGGAAGCGGCGTACCTGGCGGTGTGGCGCATCAACGATGCCGGCGCATTCTGTCGCGCCACCGGTTGTGACGAGAGCGCCGGCGCCCGGCGCATCAACGATGCGCTCACGCCGCTGCTGCAAAAGACATTTGGCGCGCACAAATCCGCGGAGCTGCTGGCGGCGAACGATCCCGCGCTGCTCGCGGACTTGCCCGGCAAACTCGATGCGACGCTGCGGAGTCTGGGCGTGACGGTGCAATCCGTGCATCTGACGCAGTTGGCTCTGCCGTCGGACCAGTTGGACGTGGTGTACGCGCGCATGCGCAATGCGCAATCCGCCCAGGCCGCGCAAGTAAAGGCCCAGGGTGTCGCGAGCGCCGACCAAATTCGTGCACAGGCGGATCAGCAGAAGGCCGCGATCCTCGCCAAGGCCGAGGTTCAGGCGCAGACCATCCGCGGGCAGGCGCAAGCCGAGGCGGCGGCGATCTACGCGCGCGCCTACAACCAGGATCCGGAGTTCTTCCGTTTTTACCGCAGCCTGCAGGCCTACAAGCGCACCATCCAGAATCACAACAGCGTCATCGTGCTCGGCCCGGACAGCGGGTTTCTGAAATATTTTGACGGCCTCAAGGCTCCGGCCGCAAAACAGCCGTAA
- a CDS encoding DUF2065 domain-containing protein — protein sequence MWVALVTAVGLMLVIEGIMPFINPRGFKRTLSAVTQAHDRVLRIAGIASMIVGVILLYLARMFL from the coding sequence ATGTGGGTGGCATTGGTGACAGCCGTGGGTTTGATGCTGGTGATTGAAGGCATCATGCCGTTCATCAATCCGCGCGGCTTCAAACGCACTTTGAGCGCGGTCACCCAGGCCCATGACCGCGTGCTGCGCATTGCCGGCATAGCCAGCATGATTGTGGGGGTCATTCTCCTGTATCTGGCGCGGATGTTCCTGTGA
- a CDS encoding type I restriction endonuclease subunit R, which produces MEIREATIEQELIEKLGEFKYTLRPDIRDRAAMERNFREHFEALNRVTLTDAEFQRLLEEIVTPDVFKAAHTLRNRNAFTRDDGTPLNYTLVNINDWCKNSFEVAHQLRINTDYSYHQYDVVLLINGVPVVQIELKTLGINPRRAIEQVVEYKNDPGNGYTRTLLCFIQLFIVSNRDSTFYFANNNARHFAFNAEERYLPVYQYARPDNSKINGMHAFAEAFLAKCTLGQMISRYMVLVQSEQKLLMMRPYQIYAVEYIVKCIDENRGNGYIWHTTGSGKTLTSFKASSLLKANPAIEKCLFVVDRKDLDRQTREEFNRFQEGCVEENTNTGALVRRMLSDDAADKVIVCTIQKLGLALDENSKRNQSRGKRGLATYTDQLAPLRDKRIVFIFDECHRSQFGDNHRAIKEFFPKAQLFGFTGTPIFEQNASYKRIEGDTQTLRTTEDLFQKSLHEYTITHAIEDRNVLRFHVEYYKPDGKHPPKPGEPLAKRAVVEAILAKHDAATGGRRFNALLATASINDAIEYYRIFEKAQAEKQQADPHYLPLNVGAVFSPPADISADVKQLQEDLPQEQEDNRHDPEAKKAALKAIIADYNARFGTNHRIEDFDLYYQDVQDRIKKQQFPNADLPMKGREKLDIVIVVDMLLTGFDSQYLNTLYVDKNLKHHGLIQAFSRTNRVLNDTKPYGNILDFRGQQKEVDAAIALFSGARADRAREIWLVDTAPVVIDKLKTARENLDSFMQSQGLTGKPEDIANLKGDDARAAFVKCFKDVQKLKVQLDQYTDLTPKQAQAIDSIVPRDELNAFRGAYLETAQRLRTQQSRPGEAKNENLDQLDFEFVLFASATIDYDYIMKLIADFSAMKPGKATMSREQLIGLIAADSKFMDEREDITEYVRGLKVGEGLGEDAIRAGYLRFKQAKAARELVAVSEKHGLSIKALQALVDAVLARRIFDGEQLTELLAPLDLGWKARTQKELALMGDLLPLLKKRAGGREIAGLKAYED; this is translated from the coding sequence ATGGAAATTCGCGAAGCTACCATCGAGCAGGAACTGATCGAAAAGCTCGGTGAGTTCAAGTACACGCTGCGCCCGGACATCCGCGACCGCGCGGCCATGGAGCGCAACTTCCGTGAGCACTTCGAAGCGCTGAATCGCGTCACCCTGACCGATGCCGAGTTCCAGCGGCTGCTGGAAGAGATCGTCACCCCCGACGTGTTCAAGGCCGCGCATACGCTGCGCAACCGCAACGCCTTCACCCGCGACGACGGCACGCCGCTCAACTACACGCTGGTGAATATCAACGATTGGTGCAAGAACAGCTTCGAGGTCGCCCACCAGTTGCGCATCAACACCGACTACAGCTATCACCAGTACGATGTCGTGCTGCTGATCAACGGCGTGCCCGTGGTGCAGATCGAGCTCAAGACGCTAGGCATCAACCCGCGCCGCGCCATCGAGCAGGTCGTCGAATACAAGAACGACCCCGGCAATGGCTACACGCGCACGCTGCTGTGCTTCATCCAGTTGTTCATCGTGAGCAATCGCGATTCCACTTTCTACTTCGCCAACAACAACGCGCGGCATTTCGCCTTCAATGCCGAGGAGCGCTACCTGCCGGTCTACCAGTACGCCCGGCCGGACAACAGCAAGATCAACGGCATGCATGCCTTCGCCGAGGCCTTTCTCGCCAAGTGCACGCTGGGCCAGATGATCAGCCGCTACATGGTGCTGGTGCAAAGCGAGCAGAAGCTCCTGATGATGCGGCCGTACCAGATCTATGCCGTAGAGTACATCGTCAAATGCATCGACGAGAACCGCGGCAACGGCTACATCTGGCATACCACCGGCAGCGGCAAGACGCTCACGAGTTTCAAGGCTTCCTCCCTGCTCAAGGCCAACCCGGCCATCGAGAAGTGTCTGTTCGTGGTGGACCGCAAGGACCTGGATCGCCAGACCCGCGAGGAGTTCAACCGCTTCCAGGAAGGCTGCGTGGAGGAGAACACCAACACCGGCGCGCTGGTGCGCCGCATGCTGTCCGATGACGCCGCCGACAAGGTCATCGTCTGCACCATCCAGAAGCTCGGCCTCGCGCTCGATGAAAACAGCAAGCGCAACCAGAGCCGCGGAAAGCGCGGCCTCGCCACCTACACCGACCAGCTCGCGCCGCTGCGTGATAAGCGCATCGTCTTTATCTTCGACGAATGCCACCGCTCGCAGTTCGGCGACAATCACCGGGCCATAAAGGAGTTCTTTCCCAAGGCCCAGCTCTTCGGCTTCACCGGCACGCCGATCTTCGAGCAGAACGCCAGCTACAAGCGCATCGAGGGCGACACGCAGACGCTCAGGACCACCGAAGATCTCTTTCAGAAGTCGTTACACGAATACACCATCACCCACGCCATCGAAGACCGGAACGTCCTGCGCTTCCACGTCGAGTACTACAAGCCCGACGGCAAGCACCCGCCGAAGCCCGGCGAGCCGCTGGCCAAGCGCGCCGTGGTCGAGGCCATCCTCGCCAAGCACGACGCCGCCACCGGCGGGCGCCGCTTCAACGCCCTGCTCGCCACCGCGTCCATCAACGACGCCATCGAGTACTACCGGATTTTCGAGAAAGCGCAGGCCGAGAAGCAGCAGGCCGACCCGCACTACCTGCCGCTCAACGTCGGTGCCGTGTTCTCCCCGCCGGCCGACATCAGCGCTGATGTGAAGCAACTGCAGGAAGACCTGCCGCAGGAGCAGGAAGACAACCGGCACGACCCGGAAGCCAAGAAGGCCGCCCTCAAGGCCATCATCGCCGACTACAACGCGCGCTTCGGCACCAACCACCGCATCGAAGACTTTGATCTCTACTATCAGGACGTGCAGGATCGCATCAAGAAGCAGCAATTCCCCAATGCCGATCTGCCGATGAAAGGCCGCGAGAAGCTCGACATCGTGATCGTGGTGGACATGCTGCTCACCGGCTTCGACAGCCAATACCTGAACACCCTGTACGTGGACAAGAACCTCAAACACCACGGGCTGATCCAGGCCTTCAGCCGCACCAACCGCGTGCTCAACGACACCAAGCCCTACGGCAACATCCTCGACTTCCGCGGCCAGCAAAAGGAGGTGGATGCCGCCATCGCGTTGTTCTCCGGCGCCAGGGCCGATCGGGCGCGCGAGATCTGGCTGGTGGACACCGCGCCGGTGGTGATCGACAAGCTCAAGACGGCGCGCGAGAACCTCGACAGCTTCATGCAGTCGCAGGGCCTCACCGGGAAACCCGAAGATATCGCCAACCTCAAGGGCGACGACGCCCGCGCCGCCTTCGTGAAGTGTTTCAAGGACGTGCAGAAGCTCAAGGTCCAGCTCGACCAGTACACCGACCTCACGCCTAAGCAGGCCCAGGCCATTGACAGCATCGTGCCCAGGGACGAGCTCAACGCCTTTCGCGGCGCGTATCTGGAAACCGCTCAGCGCCTGCGTACGCAGCAGAGCAGGCCCGGCGAGGCCAAGAACGAGAACCTGGACCAGCTCGATTTCGAGTTCGTGCTGTTCGCCTCCGCCACCATTGATTACGACTACATTATGAAGCTCATCGCCGACTTCTCGGCAATGAAGCCCGGCAAGGCCACGATGAGTCGCGAGCAGCTGATCGGCTTGATCGCGGCCGATTCCAAGTTCATGGACGAACGCGAGGACATCACCGAATACGTGCGTGGCCTGAAGGTCGGCGAGGGTCTGGGCGAAGACGCCATCCGTGCCGGTTACCTGCGGTTCAAGCAGGCCAAGGCCGCGCGCGAGCTAGTTGCCGTTTCGGAAAAGCACGGCCTGTCGATCAAAGCGTTGCAGGCTTTAGTCGATGCGGTCCTCGCCCGCCGCATATTCGATGGCGAACAGCTCACAGAACTGCTTGCGCCACTCGATCTGGGCTGGAAAGCGCGCACGCAGAAGGAGCTCGCATTGATGGGCGATCTGCTGCCGCTGCTCAAGAAGCGCGCTGGTGGGCGCGAGATCGCCGGGCTCAAGGCGTACGAGGATTGA
- a CDS encoding adenylosuccinate synthase → MGKNVIVIGAQWGDEGKGKVVDWLTDRVSAVVRFQGGHNAGHTLVINGEKTILKLIPAGVLRANVQCLIGNGVVLSPVALFEEIAMLETRGVPARERLKISPACPLILPSHAALDKAREQAKGAAKIGTTGRGIGPAYEDKIARRAVRVADLFHRERFAAKLGEVLDYHNFILKNYFHAEPVGFQKTLEDYLALVPQLEPMVADITPLLFELHEQGKNVLFEGAQGALLDVDHGTYPYVTSSNTTAGGAATGTGLGPLYFDQVLGIVKAYTTRVGEGPFPTELFDEMGGHLASRGHEIGSVTGRPRRCGWFDTVAMRRSIINNSVSALCVTKLDVLDGLDTLRICVAYKTAKGKVTVAPMGAESFAESEPVYEEMPSWKTSTVGLTQYKELPENARKYLKRIEKLLGVPLDIISTGPDRTQTIVLKHPFD, encoded by the coding sequence ATGGGCAAGAACGTCATCGTCATCGGCGCCCAGTGGGGCGACGAAGGCAAGGGCAAAGTGGTGGACTGGCTCACGGACCGCGTGAGCGCGGTGGTGCGCTTTCAGGGCGGGCACAACGCCGGACACACGCTGGTAATCAATGGTGAAAAGACCATCCTCAAGCTCATTCCCGCGGGCGTGCTGCGCGCCAACGTGCAATGCCTCATCGGCAACGGCGTGGTGCTGTCACCCGTGGCGCTGTTCGAGGAAATCGCCATGCTCGAAACGCGCGGCGTGCCGGCGCGCGAGCGCCTGAAGATTTCACCGGCTTGTCCCTTGATCCTGCCCTCGCACGCGGCGCTCGACAAGGCGCGCGAGCAGGCGAAGGGCGCGGCCAAGATTGGCACCACCGGCCGCGGCATCGGTCCGGCTTACGAGGACAAGATTGCACGCCGCGCCGTGCGCGTGGCAGATCTGTTTCATCGCGAGCGCTTTGCCGCCAAGCTCGGCGAGGTGCTGGATTACCACAACTTCATACTCAAGAATTATTTCCACGCCGAGCCGGTGGGGTTCCAGAAGACGCTCGAAGATTATTTGGCGCTGGTACCACAGCTCGAACCCATGGTGGCGGACATCACGCCGCTGCTGTTTGAATTGCATGAGCAGGGCAAGAACGTGCTGTTCGAAGGCGCGCAGGGCGCGCTCCTCGACGTGGATCACGGCACCTATCCGTATGTGACTTCATCCAACACCACCGCCGGCGGCGCCGCCACCGGCACCGGGCTCGGCCCGTTGTACTTCGATCAGGTGCTCGGCATCGTCAAGGCCTACACGACGCGCGTCGGCGAAGGCCCGTTTCCCACGGAACTCTTCGATGAAATGGGCGGGCACTTGGCGAGCCGCGGCCACGAGATCGGCTCGGTCACCGGCCGGCCGCGTCGCTGCGGCTGGTTCGACACCGTCGCCATGCGTCGCTCCATCATAAACAACAGCGTCTCGGCCTTGTGCGTCACCAAGCTCGACGTGCTGGACGGTCTGGACACCCTCCGCATCTGCGTGGCTTACAAAACCGCCAAAGGCAAAGTCACGGTCGCGCCCATGGGCGCCGAAAGCTTCGCCGAATCCGAACCCGTGTACGAGGAAATGCCCAGCTGGAAAACTTCAACCGTTGGCCTGACGCAGTACAAGGAACTCCCGGAAAACGCGCGCAAATATCTCAAGCGCATCGAAAAACTTCTGGGCGTGCCGCTCGACATCATCTCCACCGGCCCGGATCGCACGCAGACCATCGTGCTCAAGCACCCCTTCGATTAA
- the hfq gene encoding RNA chaperone Hfq: MTKGQSLQEPFLNTLRRDKIPVSIYLINGIKLQGQIESFDQFVILLKNSVSQMVYKHAVSTVVPSRHVSMTSEASGGETSGDIAA, encoded by the coding sequence ATGACCAAAGGTCAGTCTCTGCAAGAACCCTTTCTCAACACCTTGCGCCGGGACAAGATTCCGGTATCCATCTATCTGATCAACGGCATCAAATTGCAAGGCCAGATCGAGTCCTTCGATCAATTCGTGATTTTGCTCAAGAACAGCGTGAGTCAGATGGTGTACAAGCATGCGGTGTCCACCGTGGTGCCCAGCCGGCATGTCAGCATGACATCCGAGGCCAGCGGCGGAGAAACCAGCGGCGATATCGCTGCCTGA